A genome region from bacterium includes the following:
- a CDS encoding uroporphyrinogen decarboxylase family protein, whose translation MTKKQKLISLIAGTAQPDSVLFHPILMHFAARFHGTTYSRFAADYRELVESNIACLEYFDHDAVSVISDPYRETSAFGAQVTYPEDSVPLCTRRIVTTMDDVKALGNPDVFKSERTLDRIRGVAYYRERLGDDIPVIGWIEGPLAEACDLTGDSRILLNTLLEPDFVRLLMDKCLVTAKDFARAQIEAGADVMGVGDAICSQISPSMYEELVLPLHRELFGYIHSLGAHVKLHICGNITNHLQKLREAGADIIDIDWMVDFGTAHDMLGDSAVVCGNLDPVSIIQNRTAPEVFERSRGLIADEEGKKFILSGGCEITVGTPVENLTAMRQASR comes from the coding sequence ATGACAAAAAAGCAGAAACTAATCAGTCTCATCGCAGGTACCGCCCAGCCCGATTCCGTCCTCTTCCATCCGATCCTCATGCATTTTGCTGCGCGGTTTCACGGGACGACATATTCACGGTTCGCTGCGGATTACCGTGAGCTTGTCGAATCGAACATTGCCTGCCTCGAATACTTCGACCATGATGCGGTGAGCGTGATATCGGACCCGTACCGGGAGACTTCGGCGTTCGGCGCACAGGTGACATATCCCGAGGATTCGGTGCCCCTCTGCACCCGCAGGATCGTGACAACCATGGACGATGTAAAAGCGCTCGGGAATCCCGATGTCTTCAAGTCTGAGCGGACACTCGACCGTATCAGGGGCGTGGCGTATTACCGTGAAAGGCTCGGCGACGATATCCCCGTCATCGGCTGGATCGAGGGCCCGCTGGCGGAGGCATGCGACCTCACCGGCGACAGCAGGATTCTTCTGAACACGCTTCTCGAACCTGATTTTGTCCGTCTGCTCATGGACAAGTGCCTCGTGACCGCAAAGGATTTCGCGCGGGCGCAGATCGAGGCCGGAGCCGATGTCATGGGCGTCGGCGATGCTATCTGCTCCCAGATTTCACCCTCCATGTACGAAGAGCTCGTGCTTCCGCTCCACAGGGAATTGTTCGGGTACATTCATTCCCTCGGCGCACACGTGAAGCTCCATATCTGCGGTAACATCACCAATCACCTGCAGAAGCTCAGGGAAGCGGGCGCCGATATCATCGACATCGACTGGATGGTCGATTTCGGCACGGCGCATGACATGCTCGGCGATTCTGCCGTGGTCTGCGGAAACCTCGATCCCGTCTCGATAATCCAGAACAGAACAGCTCCCGAGGTGTTCGAACGGTCGCGCGGGCTCATCGCGGACGAAGAAGGGAAGAAGTTCATC